ACACAGATCAAATTGGACAGCAGCGTCCGTTTATCGAAATCCGGAGGGAAAAATACAAGCTTTCGGTGGAACCTCGGAAAGACAAGCAGCAACAACAACTTATCGTTTTGTATCAAAAGATAGAGATGTGTTTTATGACGGATACGGGCCTCAGCGAGAATATACTATGATATTACCGGGAGGAACCGGGTATCAACAAGGACAGACGAATGCAGAAAAGGTAGTAAATATAACTTGGGGGGACGATATTCAGCCCGTTATTAATGGTAAATATACGATAATAAACAGAAATAGCGGCAAAGCAATTGAAGTAGCTTTCGGTTATACAACAAATGGAACTAATATTTTTCAAAGAACATATAGTGGTAAAACCTATCAACAATGGAATGTTACTCCTGTAGATTCACGAGTGGGAGGTGATTTTAGTTATTTTACATTAACTGCTGTACACAGTGGTAAAACTGCTGATGTTAACAATTTTTCATTGGATAATGGAGCTAATGTGCAACAGTGGGATGATAATAAAAGTTCTAATCAGCAATGGTATTTGGAATATGCCGGAGATGGTTGGTTTTATATTCGAAATCGTGAAAGTGCAAAATGCTTGGAAGTGGTAAATGGAAGTTTATCTGACGCTGCTAATATTCAGCAATGGGAAAAGGATGGAGGAACAAATCAACAATGGAGATTTTTACCTGTTGATGTAACCGTTGAATTTGTTGCTCCAAGCGCACCAACCGATTTGATTGCTACACCAAACGCAGAATCTATTCAATTAAATTGGACTGCAAGTCCTGAAAGCGATGTTACAGGATATACGATTTTTCGTTCAGAAACAGCTGGAGGACCTTATAATACAATTGCTCGAGACGTAAAATTAACATCATTTGTAGATAATACAGCTACTACAAGTGAACAACGTTTTTATGTTGTAAAAGCGATAGATAAATCCATGAATCGTTCGGCGTATTCTAATGAAGTATCTTCATCATCTACAGGAATAAATGATATTATTGTACACTATGAATTTGAAAACGCTACCTCAGACAGTACTGTTAATTTAAATCATGGAGCTTCCTATGGCGGAATATCTTATGTTGATGGTAAAAATAGCTCAAAAGCAATTTCGTTGAATGGAACGGATGCTTTCGTTCAAATGCCCTCGGATATAGCAAATCAGCAGGAAATAACGATTGCAACGTGGGTTTATTGGAAAGGCGCTGCCGGTTGGCAACGAATCTTTGATTTTGGTAATGACCAATCTCAATATATGTTTTTAACACCTAATACAGGAGCAGGTCAAATGCGTTTTGCAATTAAGAATGGAGGAAATGAGCAACAATTAAATACAAATGCTTTAACGATTGGAAAATGGACACATATTGCGGTCACACTTAATGGAGCAGGTGCAAAATTATATATGGATGGAGAATTGATAACGGAATCAAGCAATATTACAATAAATCCTTTAAATTTTAAACCTATCTTAAATTACATTGGTCGAAGTCAATTTAGCGACCCATTATTTAAGGGATATATTGATGATTTTAGGATATATAATTATGCTTTATCTGCGGAAGAAATCAAACAAATTTCCGGAATTTACAACAGTGTAAATGATATAGATTCTGAGAATAATTTAACGCTTTGGCCTGTTCCGGCTGATAAAATATTAAATTTGATTTATTCATCAAATTACGAAAATCAAAAAAAACAAATTTCTATTTATAATACTGAAGGAGCATTGATGTTAAACAAAGAGATTAATTCAGGAGACAATATCAAAATAGATACTTCAAATTTTTCTTCAGGTGTTTATATCATTAAATTGACAGGAAGCACAAACGCAATAGTGAAAAAAATAATTGTAAATCATTAAGAAAGAGACCACTTATTAATCCAAGAAAAACTTTCTCAGTGTAGGATATGATTTTATTTCTCTATCACTAATTTAGTAATATAATATTTGTTTGAATTGTTTTTCACCTTAATAATGTACGTTCCATTGGTTAGATTATTTACAGAAAGTACATGAACATTTCCGTTAGAAATTGAAACAACACTTCCCGCACTGTTAACAATTTCAATACTTTTAATGTCTTCTTTCGTTTGGATATTTATATAATTCTTTGCCGGATTCGGATAAATTTTAATAGCATCGTTTTTTATTTGTTCTACCGGAGTTAAGGATGTTTTTACCAAACGGAATCCTACAAAATTATAACATTCCTCGGGAGAAATACTTTCACGATGTGTGAGATGAAGGTCGGTAGAACCTAATGAACGATAACCGCCACGAAT
The genomic region above belongs to uncultured Paludibacter sp. and contains:
- a CDS encoding conserved hypothetical protein (Evidence 4 : Unknown function but conserved in other organisms), which translates into the protein MILNIMKNIKFLVAIILIFGFGITQLCSQTVGANNNLTAQPIPDRTLYFNLSDSGVSKPITWGLDLAWLSETNIRRGIAYMGLDKIDIVRSSFTPTDSLIDGDLKTAELNTLNARLKIMDLLDSHTVVMLNDDNPTVSSWYKGNAQHWAQLMDVTTRRVQEHGRKVISIAPFNEPDNTSAGQGTITDFYNICGELRNNPRFDSIRISGGNTLNTDYALAWYNPLKSRLNEGNTHQLAGSFDNYVNFFETVRTNGHYATNDELHNVMEAMVGVEYGMQNGIWWGTAELARGEFVKASYGKRLGYAEHRSNWTAASVYRNPEGKIQAFGGTSERQAATTTYRFVSKDRDVFYDGYGPQREYTMILPGGTGYQQGQTNAEKVVNITWGDDIQPVINGKYTIINRNSGKAIEVAFGYTTNGTNIFQRTYSGKTYQQWNVTPVDSRVGGDFSYFTLTAVHSGKTADVNNFSLDNGANVQQWDDNKSSNQQWYLEYAGDGWFYIRNRESAKCLEVVNGSLSDAANIQQWEKDGGTNQQWRFLPVDVTVEFVAPSAPTDLIATPNAESIQLNWTASPESDVTGYTIFRSETAGGPYNTIARDVKLTSFVDNTATTSEQRFYVVKAIDKSMNRSAYSNEVSSSSTGINDIIVHYEFENATSDSTVNLNHGASYGGISYVDGKNSSKAISLNGTDAFVQMPSDIANQQEITIATWVYWKGAAGWQRIFDFGNDQSQYMFLTPNTGAGQMRFAIKNGGNEQQLNTNALTIGKWTHIAVTLNGAGAKLYMDGELITESSNITINPLNFKPILNYIGRSQFSDPLFKGYIDDFRIYNYALSAEEIKQISGIYNSVNDIDSENNLTLWPVPADKILNLIYSSNYENQKKQISIYNTEGALMLNKEINSGDNIKIDTSNFSSGVYIIKLTGSTNAIVKKIIVNH